The sequence CCGGCTCTTTAGGAACAAACAAATAGCTATGCAAAAAATAAAATGATGCGTCTTGGGGTATTTTTTTAAATAATGGGGAATCATTTTTAAATGAAACGTTATTCCAACCCACGTGAGGAAGTCTTAACTTTTCTTCTCCCACTTCAATTTTTTTAACAACACCCGGTATAACACCTAAACCTTGGTGCTCACCAAACTCATAACCCACTTCCGACATAACTTGCATGCCGACACAAATTCCCAGACAGAGTTTTTTGTCAATCAACAGTGCTTTTCGCAAACACTCATAGAGATCTTTTTTACGTATACGCTCCATGGCATTACCGTAAGTTCCCACTCCTGGAAAAACAATTTTTGAAGCTTTACTTAATGCAACTGGTGAATCGGAGGTTTCAAAATCCGCACCAATATATTCTAAAACATTGGCTACTGATTGAATGTTTCCGATTCCTGTATCAAGAAGAATTATTTTGCTCACACTAAATCCCAAGACATAGGTGTGCCTTTTTCTACATCTTTTTTTATTTTCTTACCTAAAAGTTCTGGCAAGTGTTTTGGAGCAAGTCCAAGACCAGGCCTTACACTTCGAATATTTTTGGCTGTTAAAACTTCTCCAGCTTTCATGCTCTCAGCAATATATAAAGAACGCCTAAATTGAAGTGATGGTTTTTCGGCTTCTGTTGGGCCATACGAAACACTTCCAAGGCTTTGCCATGCGCGCTCTGTTTCAAGCACTAAAGACTGTAATTCATGGGGCTCAAGTGAAAACGCAGAATCAACACCACCATCTGAACGTTTTAACGTGAAATGTTTTTCAATAACGGTTG is a genomic window of Oligoflexia bacterium containing:
- the hisH gene encoding imidazole glycerol phosphate synthase subunit HisH translates to MSKIILLDTGIGNIQSVANVLEYIGADFETSDSPVALSKASKIVFPGVGTYGNAMERIRKKDLYECLRKALLIDKKLCLGICVGMQVMSEVGYEFGEHQGLGVIPGVVKKIEVGEEKLRLPHVGWNNVSFKNDSPLFKKIPQDASFYFLHSYLFVPKEPGATSCTVNYGAKFTAAIERENIFGVQFHPEKSQEVGIQLIKNFVEL